TTCGCCACCTCCGCGAGGTCGGACACGACGGCGCGGTGGTCGCCCGCGCTCGCGCCGACGATGCCTACCGGCGCGTGGGTGACGTTCAGACAGAAGTCGAGACCAATCAAATCTCCTGCCTCGTCGAGCATCTCGCGGAACGGGTTCCCCTCGATTCGCCCTAACCTCACACCCTCCCGCGCCAGCATCTCTGGGCCGTGGGTGTACCGAATCAGTGACTCGCCACCCGCGCCGACGACTGCTGTCTTCGCACCCCCAGAGAATCCGGCGTACTGGTGCGGTTCGACCATTCCCGTCGAAACCACGCGGTCGGCGTCTACGACGGTCTGATTGAGTTCGACCGGGACTTCCTCGTCCGCGACTCCATCGACGGTGCCGACTTCTCGGGCCGCCGCGGCGTCGTGATTCTCCGCGAGGTCTGCGTGGTCGCCGAGCGCGTCTTCGAGTTCCTCCGCTGTCATCGGCCGATGTAACCCGAGTCCGACGACGACGCTGACCTGCTCCCGTGAAACGCCGCCAGCGTGGAGTTCCGAGAGCAGTACGTCGAGGAGTATGTCGTCGGGAGTGGCTCTGGTTACGTCCGTGACGACGATTGCGACTTCGTCGTCCGGGGAGACTCGCTCGCTCAGGGATGGGCCGTGCGGGTTTTCGACCGCCCGCTCTGCGGCCTCGCGGGGGTCTACTGGTTCGCCGCCGGGTGGTTCGGCGACGGTGACGTTGCAGTCCGGGAGCGAGATGTCGAGTGTGGTGTCCGAATACGGGATTTTCATTGTTTGTAGATTCTGTCGCCGATGCCGTGAAACTCTCGCTCGGAAACGGAGGGTGTGGATTTGGGGCTGGTAGAACTACTTCTGCAACTGAGAAGCTAGCTACTCCCGATACAACGCCACGCCCTCGCTCGATGCTCGTGGCCTCCGGCCACTCCGCGTCTCTCTCGCCCGTTCCCCCCGAGGACAGCGAGAGCGCGGCCGCCGAGGGCGGCCGCGCAGGTTAGTGCTTGCGAAGATTTCGTTTCTGGGAGAAGGTGTCGAACTCTGTTCGAATTTAAATCTCGACTTCGAACCCGTCGCGGTCCTCGCTCGTCGCGGCGAACGCCGCGAGCAGGTCCGCAATCGCGTCGAGGTCGTCCAAGTCGATGACCTCTGCGGGCGTGTGCATGTAGCGGTTCGGCACGCCGACGTTCAGCGACGGGATGCCGTCCCGAGAAGTGTAGAAGGCGTCGGCGTCGGTGCCAGTCGAGCGACCAGCGGCCTGCAACTGCACGTCGATTTCCTTCTCTGCGGCCGCCTCACGTGCGGCCCGGACGACTTCGGGGTGGTTGGAGGACCCACGAG
The sequence above is a segment of the Halorussus halophilus genome. Coding sequences within it:
- the larA gene encoding nickel-dependent lactate racemase → MKIPYSDTTLDISLPDCNVTVAEPPGGEPVDPREAAERAVENPHGPSLSERVSPDDEVAIVVTDVTRATPDDILLDVLLSELHAGGVSREQVSVVVGLGLHRPMTAEELEDALGDHADLAENHDAAAAREVGTVDGVADEEVPVELNQTVVDADRVVSTGMVEPHQYAGFSGGAKTAVVGAGGESLIRYTHGPEMLAREGVRLGRIEGNPFREMLDEAGDLIGLDFCLNVTHAPVGIVGASAGDHRAVVSDLAEVAKAALSVPAEGSYDAVVAGVGAPKDANLYQATRAATYVALGDNNPLRENGRIVVPARLQEGAGEGTGEQRFYDWLSEADSAEKLYEEMRRGYEPGAQRAFVVARVLRNYEVYVTNSEAPEVVEDCLMTACESVEDAIEPGSDVLVVPDALDTLLVAE